In the genome of Acidimicrobiia bacterium, one region contains:
- a CDS encoding aromatic ring-hydroxylating dioxygenase subunit alpha: YPNLMLSLSADHVAAFTLWPHSAESTSVVCDFLFHRDEIAKQTFDPSDAVEFWDMVNRQDWTVCESVQRGMHSRFFTTGFYAPMEDYSMDIRRYLDSLM, encoded by the coding sequence TACCCGAACTTGATGCTGAGTCTGTCCGCAGATCATGTCGCGGCATTCACGTTATGGCCCCACTCGGCAGAGTCGACTTCGGTCGTGTGCGACTTCCTGTTCCATCGCGACGAAATCGCCAAGCAGACATTTGACCCATCCGACGCAGTCGAGTTCTGGGACATGGTCAATCGGCAAGATTGGACGGTGTGCGAAAGCGTGCAGAGGGGCATGCATTCCCGATTCTTCACGACGGGATTTTATGCCCCCATGGAAGATTACTCCATGGACATCC